CCAAACACTGGCTGGGGTAACCGGCGCATTCGGCATAGGCACAAGGAGCAGTTTAAACCCGCTCTGCCGACTTCAGAGAAAGTTATTTGTTTGAAGTTGCACTGCTTAGTAAACATGGGTCCAAGGCTTGTGGGACCCCAGCTTTGTTACGAAACATTAATTAAGAGAAAGAGCGCAGTAGAACTGAAAACAGGGCAACTCCAAGGTGCATGCTGCCTTGAGGGCACATGCATACAGGAGGACGAGGATGCACCGGCCAGTCTTTGGAATGTAACAAACGGAGATGACACGGAAAGCATGACTCggaaacagagctgctgctggcccGCCACCCCATGGAGAGCAGCACAGTCTCTGGGATTACTTATTATTGTCTAGCACCAAATCACATAACCCCAAAGGCAGTTACTAGAAGTCTCCAAGGACCCTCTGGTCCTTCTTCTGCTGTCACAGAAACAGGGACTAAGGGTTGTGGCTTCAAGAAtgtaataaagaaaaatctgcagtgtCCTGAAGAGCATCTGCAAGCTGGCAAGTAAGCTTGCTTCCAAGAACAGCTAAATCTGCCTGCCACCTGGCTGGCCAGGCAGCTCTCCAAACACCTCATCATCCGTGCCGACCCGAGCGCCCCGCTACACCACGCTAAGCACCAGACCATCCTCCACAGCACGGGCTCAGAAAGAACTGGTCTCCCCTCTAACTACTTATTGAGCAGTCTTTGGAGCGTCAATTTAAGAAGCTTCATGCCTCATGTCTGGTGCAGATTGAGCCTCATGTTTTCCCCAGCCTGACCTTTCCTGTCTCTAACCCTACGAGGAAATATCAAACACAAACTGACAACTGGAAGCAGAATCGATCTCAGCCCATCTGAACGTTGCAAAGGTGAACTCTGATGATGGTGCAGAGCCAACAAGGGACGACTCCTGGATCATAACGTAGGCAGAAGACTCcttgatgtaattttaaaaggctCGTCAGATTTCTGTCACCCCAGGTCTCACTCAGCACCACAGGTTACcagaggcaggcagacagagcGGGATCTGAACGGGAATCGTTACAGACTGCCTCCAACTCACGCCCAGCCAGAGGCCAGCTCTTCACCTCGCACGGAGATCAGGCTTTTACCCCAGCAAATCAGCACCGCCGCTGCCAAATGCAAAGCCAAGCAATCAGTCTGAACTTTGCTCCAATGAAACACCCTCACGCGTAATCTGGTTTCACACAAGGCTGATGGAACCGTTTTCAACCCCGTAGCATGAAGCGTCGCTGTCTGCAGAAGCTCAGGGTTGCTGCCTTCTTCTAAGCTGCCTGCACTCTACCTGTGCCCCTTCAGGGCCCATAGAGGCAGCCAGTGTGATTTACACGAGGACAAGAGACACTGGCAGCCCTTCCACAAACAGAATCAGAAGAGGCAAAGCAAAGGGACCGAGAGGAGTGAAGACACCAGTGTGGTCTGGAGGGCTCCCAAGGGCAGTGGCTCGTTGTCGCGCAGCCCGATGCTCAGGAACAGCCATTTCAAACACGCGATCGCGCCGAGGGTGGGACTTCCAGGGGACTCAGTCAGAGCAAAGGCAGATTTACCACTGAAATCAAACCTAAAGAAAGCATTTGGCTTTGGAAGTTTGAGAGTTGTTGTTTAATCCCGAGACAGCGCAGCTGAGTGAGTTTAGAATTTaagttacaaaaaaagaaagcactagaAAATAATCTTGATACAAGAGCAATAATCAGCTGAAGTTCCCCACCCTGCATGGGGAATCCTGCTCCACAATCcgcccagcacagctgggatgcTGCCAAGGCATTGCTTGTTCCCAGCACACGCTGGGATGGCAAACTGTCCTGGATGAAAGTTATGTGGGGGAATCCCCAGACGTGGGAGTTAAGATGCTGCCACCAGTTCTGGTTTTGGCCTGTTCTTGACGGGTGACgcttctgtggaagaaaaaagaaacttgttACAGAAACAGGGAATGCAAATAATCTCCAGTCATCTCCTGCAGAAGAACTAGGACTCGTAATCCACTTCTCTGTAGCGTAACAGCTTGCACAGCACCTGGAAAGTCACTGGACTAATAAAAGTTCATTATAAATAATTCCACCTATCAAGTATGCCCCTCTTTTTCACAGCACTTGCAGAATTAAAACAGTTTCAGAATGTACCCAACACAACCTTAGTAAGCCACCAGCCCACAGATCTAGGGCAGCGAGTGATTTCTTGGAGGGCAGCGGGCAGACAAGCTTTTGCCCTCACCCCTTTGACCTGACAACATGAGTCTAAATGAGGCTCAATCAGCTGCATGCAGCAGGGCCAGCTTGTATTTTGTTTGGTCATCCTGCTGCCAACGTGCAGATCAGATGACATCTGATCCATGTTTACTAGTAAACAAGCACTAAAAAGAAACCAGCCCTGTTCCCCACATCCCAGATTTCTCCTGGGCAGACTCCACAGAGAGGAAATGGCACCTTACAGCTCCTGGTTTCCACCAGCATGGATGTCAAGCTTCTGTGACTGACGGTTCAGTGTTCTGCTGCCCCAGGAGACACACTCTTGACCAGTTTGCTTTATGGCACCCTGCTGAGTCCAGCTCTACCTCACTGTTTGTCTCCAAGGGCAGGCTCCACCTTCAGTTCTTCAGCATGGACAGACACCCGGTAACGTTCTGTGAAGATTCCGTCCTCACCAGACCAACAGCGCCCATTTGGTCATTCTGCTTCACAAGCTCTCTCCCACTTCCCTCTTCACACCCAGCTGCACGAATCCCTGCCACTGAGGTTTTGGATCGCTCAGGAGCAAACACGCATGTAGCAACAGTTGTGAGCAGTTTGCACTCTGACAGCCATGGAACTGTGGGACTCCAGCGCTCCTCATCCAGCTGGTTCAAAATTACCACTGTTACCGGAAGCAAGGTCACAAGAGCTACAAGTCGTCACGAGCCTCagtgaaatccagttttatgcaGCGTGAATGCCAATATCTGTGGCCACAAAACATTGTTCCTGCATAGCAGCATGTTGCGACAACATGCAGGGGACCAGTTTGAGTGTTGTGTGAGACAGTCTTGCCTGGGTCAAGCAGAGAGCCAAGGAAGGAGTTCCTCATGGAGCTTCACAATGGAACATACACTGGATGTTTCAAGGCAGCTGGTAGTGTCACAGCAGGTACAAAGTGTGACTTAAGAACAGCAGATGTAACAAAAAGGAACTCTTTGAGAGGAATGACTAGATGCCAACTGAACAAAGAGACTAGAGCCTTGGGTCCTCTTATGGTAAAGGGTCAGCTGGATTTGCCAGAACCATGTGAGGGAAGTTTGCGTAGCCCAGATCAACAGGGCTTTAAGCCAGGAAGTTTATATTCCTTCACATTTGCTAGGACAATACTTAGAATATGAGAGTCTCAGACTACTGCATGGAACTGAGAAGTACAAGAAGCCAAAGCTGCAGAGCATATACAGAAAGCGTACCTGGGATCTTTTCTGGGAGTGGCTCAGAAGGAACTTCTGGAAGCTCCATCTGTTCCTGCAAGAACATTAAAGACAACACATGACACATACCCCCCATACCAGGCAGCGGTCACAGAGCCCCGCACGACAGTTTTGTGCAAAGACCACGTGGGAACAGAGTAATAACATAAGAGATTTCACATACAAACTGACATCTGCCTCCAGAACTGCAGGAAGGATTATGGGCTTCAGTGCTGCCCAGTAAATGAgtacaaggcttttttttttttttttccattattaaatGAGACTTAATAGGACCCTGTATTAGCTACGAGTCTCCCCAAATCTATGCTACTTGCAGAACCTCTCCACCTCAATCTCCACTGGCTGCACATTTCCTACAGTggagccaaaaaaacccagtgttttgGAAGAGCCACAGGCACCACAGAGATGGGTGGGGACGATAACACACACTGTATGCTGTTATCTGAGCATGACCCAGGACTTCCAAGATCTTCATCTGGTGAAGTGGAACAGATACCCAATAAGAACAGAGATCAACCGACTGTAAAAGACAGCAAATAAAGTATAACCCTTAAAAGCATCCCATTTTTAAATGGCCTCTGCATGTGGAGCAATTAGCTTGATCTTTGATGATGCAATAATTGGGCATAAACAGGTATAACTGAGATCTCTGGCAGAATAAGATAAACTATTGAGAATGGGAAAAAGATACTTTCTCCCCTATTACAAACAGCTTCctgaaaatgtagatttaaaGTAATTACAAGAACATCAGTCCCACCTGAGTAATAGCGTTTAATTCTTCTAGAATGgcatcttcatcttcctcagtCAGGCTGCCAGCCAGTATCTCATCTATTTgctgtgaaagaaaggaaaagacatatTCCAGTCAACACAGCGTAGCAGAAGCAGCTCTATGGCTTGCAGCATGGTACGTGCACACGGGAGAGCAACGTAAACATGGGGTGAAGGGGTACTCCAAAAAACTAACATAGCTAATTTTTCTGCAGGCAACTGAGATTTAATTCCCAATCTGATTACCTCTTAAATAAGGCTGGGAACACAATGCACATCAGAGAAACTCTGTATGGCAGGCGGTCTCTGCTCACAACTACTCACGCACACAGTACGTACCCTCTGGTACTCCACAGCATCTTGGGTTTCACCTATTATTCTTTCTACTTCTTCTATTGACATAACCTGAAGAAAAGAGCCAAAACCCATGCATGAGTGAGGTCTGCAGGGAGACAGCTACAAACAGCCAGGACTCTCCTTGGTCCAAAGCAAAAGTGTGCTCAGCTGACTTGGTCACACATACCTGGTGCATTTTGTTTAGACATTCATTGCCTATTTTCAGACCCTCGATGACCTTCATTTCAATCTGGGTGAATTCAATATCCTGGAcctgaaacagaaaggagaaggggaaacatCAAAGGCTGTCACGTTCCCATCGTTAGCCAGATACAGACTGCCAAGATACCCAGAGAAACTTCAGGGAGCAATCAGCCAAGAGCCCTTTCTCTAGTGAACAGATGATTAAATTATACCAGTAGTaacaaacatgcacacaaaaagcCTTAGCACAGGCAGCTGCAAAAGCATATCCAACAGCTCTTTAGCTGATGTTCAAGCTGCCAGTCTAAGCTGAGGCCATAGTTTCCACGGCCACACCAGAACAAACACATCCATTTCTGAAATCAAGGTAGAGGCAAGCCTGAGGAAGTTTCTATGGCAGCTGTCCACCCTGTGACTAAAGTTTTACTAATTTACAAAACACGTATTTAATAGGTACCCTGCACTACAGACTCAAAACATACTCACCACTTGGTTCTCTAGGGAAGAGTCATGGCATACATATGATTTCAGAAACGTCTGCCCTTCAGACAGAGGACTAAACCCTCGTTAGGGCTTGACAGTTAAAATGTAATTCCACACAATCAAAAGGAACATCTACCCCAGGAAAAAGACTTATACCAAGTGCACACAGCGGGCCGCTCGCAGCCTACAGCAACTGAGTCTCACTTACCATCCGCTCCAAGTTGCtgatttggttttctgttttatctAGAAGTTGCTCTTGGTAACGCTTCTTCTTTAGCAAGAGCATGGCTTTTCTGAAAGACAACATGAGGAAGAAAACTCAGCACAGATGAAAGCAAATAAGCCTAAAATAATCACACCaaagctgtatttgttttgtgctttttccaagagaggaaaaaatcatGTGTAAATTAAATGACAACTCTGAACTGCTCCTGTGAAGAATAAGGAAGAGCAAATTAATCATAAATTTGCTGATCTGGTGCCTGAAAATTTAGGTATATTTGCTGTGGATTAGGAGTTCACTGGGCCAGCTGTGCTGTAACAATGCAAAGCAAAGTACTTGCACAAAAGGCTTGTGACACACACTCAAAACAAACATGAGAGGTAGCCACTGACACTTTGCAGTAAAGAAAGAGAACCACTTTTTGAAGATCTGTTTTAACAGCAGCTGTGGAACGCAGGCAGACTCTCTTGGCTGTCAGTACAAAACTTTAAACAAAACTTCCTTTCTGAAAGGAGAACCTGGAACTATCTCCACTACGTTCAGTAACTTTTCCTTTCCAGGAAAACGGCCCTTTATTTTGCACTGaggctccctgctcctgccagaccctcgcaccCCCCGGGTGGAGGTGCCACCCGTCCCAACTCActcttttttgccttctttcagCAGTTGCCTGGCCAGGGCTCGCTCTCTCTCCAGGTTCAGACTTATCCGCTTCTGATACTGCTTCAGCTTGTCTCGCTGCTGCTTCAGTTGCtaaagaagagggaaggagggatggatggatggatggatggacggacagacagacCCCCCCCAGTCACAAGTCGAGGCCTGATGGttccagcacccccccccccccggccccccccgccggcTCACACAGGCCCGCGCTACCGGCAGCACAAACACCGGGGACACAGCAGCCGCCGCCGTCAGACCCCACAcgagcccccccagcccttccGTGCGCCCTCCGCACCGCGGAGACCCGGCTAATCGCCCACCCGCGGGGCCAAGGCCGGGCAGGGcggcgcccccccacccccccgggaaCAGCGGCTCTGCCGTTCCCTGCGCCGGCGCTGACCGAGCCGGGCCCGGCCTTCCCCGGCCTGGCACCGGGGCCGGGTGctcccccaggccccccccccgagccgagccgagccgagccgggccgggccgggccgggcccgccgccgcgctCACCAGCACCGCCTTGTCCTGCTCGGTAACGCGGCTCCGCCGCTTTCGCCCGAAGAGGTTCCCCatggc
This window of the Accipiter gentilis chromosome 10, bAccGen1.1, whole genome shotgun sequence genome carries:
- the CHMP6 gene encoding charged multivesicular body protein 6, producing MGNLFGRKRRSRVTEQDKAVLQLKQQRDKLKQYQKRISLNLERERALARQLLKEGKKEKAMLLLKKKRYQEQLLDKTENQISNLERMVQDIEFTQIEMKVIEGLKIGNECLNKMHQVMSIEEVERIIGETQDAVEYQRQIDEILAGSLTEEDEDAILEELNAITQEQMELPEVPSEPLPEKIPEASPVKNRPKPELVAAS